TAGGGTAACAACCATGGTGAGCAATAATGCTGCAGATGCTTTTGCCGGGGAGAATTTGTCGGCCAAACGCCCGCCAATATAATTACCGAACATCATGCCTAAACCAGCCAGCATTAATATATAAGTTACAGCATTTGGCGAGAAACCGGCAACATCTGTCATTAATGGGGCAATATAACTGTACCAGGTAAATAATCCACCCGTTCCGATAGAGATCATGAAAATAATGATCCACGCTTCTCTTTTTTTGAAGAAACTTAATTCGGCTTTTAAATCGCGGTTTTTTGTGGCTTCTAAAGCTGGTAGCCATAATTTTAAACTTAACAAAGTAACCAGGCCAACAAGTACGACAACAGCAAAAGATATGCGCCAAGAAAAGTTATGGCCAATAAAGGTACCCAATGGTACGCCTACAATATTGGCAATGGTTAAGCCCATAAACATGAGCGATACGGCTTGAGCTGCTTTCCCTTTTTCGGCTATTCTGCTGGCCACTACCGATCCTACGCCAAAAAATGCGCCATGTGGTAAGCCCGAAAGCAATCTGGCAATAAACAGGGTATTAAAAGTTGGGGCAAAAGCAGAGAAAGCATTGAAAACCGTAAACATAATCATCAAAGCAATCAATATCATTTTTGGCGGGTATTTACCAGCAATCATAATCAACAAAGGGGCACCGATTACCACCCCCAGTGCATAGGCTGAAATTAAATGTCCAGCCTGCGGGATGGTTACGGCTAAATCTTTCGAGATATCGGGCAATAAGCCCATCATCACAAATTCTGTAATCCCGATGCCTAAACCGCCTAAAGTGAGTGGAAGTAAATTCTTGTTCATAGTACCCTTAGTGTTAAAATTACACTATGCAAAGGTAAGGCTTTTTTTGGTAGGGGATTGTAAAAATTAGGCCATTTATAGGTGAGGGGAAATGTGGGGGTGGCATATAATGTGGAATATGTGATAGGATGATTCACTGCTAAATTTCTTCATTTCCTAATCACTTAAATTCGATTGTTTTGTGTTTACAGGCCAGCCGAAAGAAATTGCTTCGCCGTTCCTCGCAATTGACGAAATACAATCGGATTCAGGTTATACTAAGATACTTTTCGCATTTGGAGCGCAAGGCCTGTACTAAAGAATAAATTTCTTCCCGTTTTACGCTTTTACGCTTCGCTTCCTCGTACCTCGTTGCTGCAGGGTAGACGCTTCAACCGGGGCTAGATGGCCAGTGCGGTATTTTATTTGTGGGGTTACAGGGTGCACAAACCCTTGTTTCTAAACCAGATTGAGCGGAATAGCCCGGAGCGCAGCGAGGACTATAAGCGAAAGCGGGGCTACAAAATGCCAAGAACCACAGACCGCTCATTTCCTGATCACCTAAATTCGATTGTTTTTATACGTCCCTAGATCCTCCATCTTATTTTTTTGATTTGGAGCGCAAGGCCTGTACTAAAGAATAAATTTCTTCCCGTTTTGCGCTTTTACGCTTCGCTTCCTCGTACCTCGTCGCTGCAGGGTAGGCGCTTCAACCGGGGCTAGATGGCCAGTGCGGTATTTTATTTGTGGGGTTGCAGGGTGCACAAACCCTTGTTTCTAAACCAGATTGAGCGGAATAGCCCGGAGCGCAGCGAGGACTATAAGCGAAAGCGGGGCTACAAAATGCCAAGAACCACAGACCGCTCATTTCCTGATCACCTAAATCCGATTGTTTTTATACGTCCCTAGATCCTCCATCTTATTTTTTGATTTTTCAAAAAAAAAGCTTGTCCCACCCTGTGGAACAAGCTTTTTTGCTCATGTAAAATTTACTATTTTGTTCGGCTGTAAGCTAAAATCTTGTTGATGGTTTCATCTTGAGGATTTTTAGCCAGCCTATCCAACTTACCTTTTATTTGATCATAAAATAAGTCGATTTCTGCGTCCGATTCAATATCAGTTTTAGGCTGAAACATGTTGGGGGTAGATAAATTTACATTGTTTTTTGATGTAGAGGTTTTTGTCATAAGCAACTAAATGTGATAAGTTTTATTAACTTAACGATAGTTCAGATGCTTTATTTCAAGCCCTAAAAAAAAATATGTAACATTTATGCTACCCTTTATAGGTCATCTCTTTTGTTTTAAGCATTTTGCGCAAATTACTGAGGGCATAACGCATACGGCCCAAAGCTGTATTAATGCTTACATCAGTTAAATCTGCTATTTCTTTAAAGCTTAAATCTGCGTAATGACGCATGAGGAGCACTTCTTTCTGCTCATCAGGCAATAAATGGATCATTGCTTTTAAATCTTTATGGGTTTGATCGCGAAGCATTTTATCTTCTGCGCTCTCATCATAAAAGTGTAGCATATTGAATACATCCATGCCATCAGCACTGGTAATGATGGGTGTTCTCTTTTCTTTTCTGAAATAATCAATAACCAGGTTATGCGCAATACGCATTACCCAAGGCAAAAACTTGCCTTCTTCGTTATATCTTCCTGATCGCAGGGTATTAATTACTTTTATAAAAGCATCCTGAAAAATATCCTCCGCCAGATATTGGTCTTTCACCAATAAGTAGATAGAGGTATAAATTTTACTTTTATGTCTTCTTAAAAGTTCCTGCAATCCATTCTCGTTCCCGGTAATATATACCTTTACCAGGTCCTGATCATTATATGATTGTAAATTCATAGGTTTACCTACACTAAATCCCGTACTATTTGCTAAAAATTAATTTGTAGATGTTTAATTTCTATAGCTGCTCTCCTATGTTTTTTGATATGTGTTAGTTTGGTTTTGAGGTTGTTAATGTTCAAAGAAAGTTATTTTTTTATCAAAAAACAAAAAATAAAATGTTAAAAAATAAATTAACCGTCTCAGTACCCTATTTTTGTATGTTCTTAAAACCCTAACAACATTATGGGGTTATATATTTATATTCGTTACCATACATGAGCAAAAAAGAGGCCGAAAAAGATCCACATAAAAATATTATCATAAAAGGTGCCCGTGTGCACAACCTAAAAAACATCGATGTTGCCATTCCAAAGAATAAACTTGTGGTGGTAACGGGTATGTCTGGTTCGGGGAAATCTTCGCTTGCATTTGATACTTTATATGCCGAGGGGCAACGCCGATATGTAGAAAGTTTATCATCGTACGCCCGTCAGTTTATGGGCAGGATGAATAAACCTGATGTTGATTATATTAAAGGTATTGCTCCGGCAATTGCCATAGAACAAAAGGTTATTACTTCCAATCCACGCTCTACCGTTGGTACCTCTACTGAAATTTACGATTATCTGAAACTGCTTTTCTCGCGCATAGGGAAAACCATTTCGCCTGTTTCGGGCAAAGAAGTGAAAAAGGATTCGGTAAGCACGGTGGTAGATTACGTAAATGCCATGCCCGAGGATACAACAGTAACGATTTTTTGCCCCTTATATCCGCATAACAACCGTACGATTAAAGAAGAACTGGCTATTTTACTACAGAAAGGATTTTTACGTGTGCTGATCAACGATAAAATAGAAAAGATAGAAACGGTTTTAGACGATGCTGATTTTAAAGATGCAGAACTTACAGATGATAAAACCGTTCAGATCCTGATCGATCGTATTGTAACCAACCAGGAAGAAGAAACATTAAGTAGACTGGCCGATTCTGCGCAGACCGCTTTTTTTGAAGGTAAAGGTGACTGTTATGTAGAGGCTCAGGGTAAAACGAAACATTTTAGCGACCGTTTTGAACTGGATGGAATAAAATTCGAAGAACCTACGCCAAATTTTTTCTCTTTTAACAATCCTTACGGCGCCTGTAAACGCTGCGAAGGTTATGGAAACGTAATCGGTATTGATGAAGACCTGGTTATTCCTGATAAGAGCAAAAGTATTTACGATAATGCCATTGCGCCCTGGCGCGGCGAAAAAATGAATGTATGGTTGCAGAATTTTATTAAAGCTGCCCCGAAATTCGAATTCCCGATCCACCGGCCTTACAGTGCGCTAACAGAAACAGAACAGCAGTTACTTTGGACCGGAAATAAATACTTTGCAGGTTTAGATGCTTTTTTCAAAGAGCTGGAAGAGCAGACCTATAAAATTCAGTACCGCGTAATGTTATCACGTTACCGAGGTAAAACTACTTGTCCTGATTGTAAAGGTTCGCGTTTACGTAAAGATGCATCTTACGTAAAGATTGCTGAAAAATCGATTATTGATGTGGTGCTGATGCCTTTGGCCAAAGCCCTGGTTTTTTTTAAAGAGCTAAAATTAAATACCAACGATACCAAAATTGCCAAACGTTTGCTGGCAGAGATTGATAACCGTTTTCTTTATTTAAACAATGTAGGTTTAGGTTACCTTACCTTGAACCGTTTATCGAATACCCTTTCTGGTGGAGAATCGCAAAGGATTAACCTGGCAACTTCTTTGGGAAGTAGTTTGGTGGGCTCTATTTACGTTTTGGACGAACCGAGTATTGGTTTGCACCCACGCGATACGAACAAACTGATTGAAGTGTTGATTTCGCTCCGTAATGTGGGCAATACCGTTTTGGTGGTAGAACATGAAGAAGAAATGATGCGCGCCGCCGATCATATTATCGATATTGGCCCCGAGGCAGGTACCCATGGAGGTAATTTGGTTTTTAGTGGTAATTATGAGGAGATTCTAAAAGATAAAAATAGTTTAACAGGCCGGTACCTATCGGGATTAGAAAAAATTGCCATCCCGGATAAACGACGGAAATGGAAAGACCATATTCTGATTAAAGGTGCAAGAGAAAACAACCTGCAAAATATTGATGTTAAATTTCCGCTAGGGGTATTTACCGCAGTAAGTGGGGTTTCGGGTTCGGGTAAAACAAGCTTGGTTAAAAAGATTTTATACCCGGCATTGCAAAAAGCAATAGGAAACTATGCTGGTGAACAAACTGGTGCTTACGATGGCATTTTTGGCAATTATGATCTGGTCAGTGCAGTAGAATTGGTCGATCAGAATCCGATTGGCCGTTCGAGCCGTTCTAATCCGGTTACCTATGTAAAAGCCTGGGATGATATCCGGGCGCTGTTTTCGGGTTTGGCTGCTGCAAAAGCTGCTGGCTTAAAACCTGCTGCTTTCTCTTTCAACGTGGAAGGTGGCCGTTGCGATGTTTGCCAGGGTGAGGGTGAGGTAAAGATTGAAATGCAGTTTATGGCCGATATTTACCTGCCTTGCGAGGCCTGTAACGGTAAGCGGTTTAAACAACAGGTTTTAGATGTAACCTATAAAGAGAAAAACGTATCCGAGATTTTGGATATGACCATCGACGAAGCGGTTGAGTTTTTTAAGGATGAGCAGAAGATACTCAATAAATTAAATCCTTTGGTTGATGTTGGTTTGGGCTATGTGCATTTAGGCCAATCTTCTAATACCTTATCGGGTGGTGAGGCGCAGCGGATCAAACTGGCTTCGTTCTTGATTAAGGGTAACAATGCCAATAAAACGCTGTTTATTTTTGATGAGCCCACCACTGGTTTGCATTTCCACGATATTAAAAAACTCTTGAAAGCATTAAATACACTGATAGAGCAGGGCAATACCATTTTGGTGATTGAACACAATATGGATATGATTAAATGTGCCGATTGGGTGATCGATATTGGTCCTGAAGGTGGCGATGGTGGCGGTAAAGTGGTGTTTGAGGGTATACCCGAAGATTTGGTTAAGGTTGAA
The nucleotide sequence above comes from Pedobacter riviphilus. Encoded proteins:
- the uvrA gene encoding excinuclease ABC subunit UvrA, yielding MSKKEAEKDPHKNIIIKGARVHNLKNIDVAIPKNKLVVVTGMSGSGKSSLAFDTLYAEGQRRYVESLSSYARQFMGRMNKPDVDYIKGIAPAIAIEQKVITSNPRSTVGTSTEIYDYLKLLFSRIGKTISPVSGKEVKKDSVSTVVDYVNAMPEDTTVTIFCPLYPHNNRTIKEELAILLQKGFLRVLINDKIEKIETVLDDADFKDAELTDDKTVQILIDRIVTNQEEETLSRLADSAQTAFFEGKGDCYVEAQGKTKHFSDRFELDGIKFEEPTPNFFSFNNPYGACKRCEGYGNVIGIDEDLVIPDKSKSIYDNAIAPWRGEKMNVWLQNFIKAAPKFEFPIHRPYSALTETEQQLLWTGNKYFAGLDAFFKELEEQTYKIQYRVMLSRYRGKTTCPDCKGSRLRKDASYVKIAEKSIIDVVLMPLAKALVFFKELKLNTNDTKIAKRLLAEIDNRFLYLNNVGLGYLTLNRLSNTLSGGESQRINLATSLGSSLVGSIYVLDEPSIGLHPRDTNKLIEVLISLRNVGNTVLVVEHEEEMMRAADHIIDIGPEAGTHGGNLVFSGNYEEILKDKNSLTGRYLSGLEKIAIPDKRRKWKDHILIKGARENNLQNIDVKFPLGVFTAVSGVSGSGKTSLVKKILYPALQKAIGNYAGEQTGAYDGIFGNYDLVSAVELVDQNPIGRSSRSNPVTYVKAWDDIRALFSGLAAAKAAGLKPAAFSFNVEGGRCDVCQGEGEVKIEMQFMADIYLPCEACNGKRFKQQVLDVTYKEKNVSEILDMTIDEAVEFFKDEQKILNKLNPLVDVGLGYVHLGQSSNTLSGGEAQRIKLASFLIKGNNANKTLFIFDEPTTGLHFHDIKKLLKALNTLIEQGNTILVIEHNMDMIKCADWVIDIGPEGGDGGGKVVFEGIPEDLVKVEKSYTGKYLASHLNLNP
- a CDS encoding MFS transporter, which encodes MNKNLLPLTLGGLGIGITEFVMMGLLPDISKDLAVTIPQAGHLISAYALGVVIGAPLLIMIAGKYPPKMILIALMIMFTVFNAFSAFAPTFNTLFIARLLSGLPHGAFFGVGSVVASRIAEKGKAAQAVSLMFMGLTIANIVGVPLGTFIGHNFSWRISFAVVVLVGLVTLLSLKLWLPALEATKNRDLKAELSFFKKREAWIIIFMISIGTGGLFTWYSYIAPLMTDVAGFSPNAVTYILMLAGLGMMFGNYIGGRLADKFSPAKASAALLLTMVVTLTIVHFVSASQPLALIMTFVTGAVAFSLAAPIQMLMIQSAKGSEMLAASASQASFNIGNALGAFFGGLPLVYGFDYTSPAYVGAAMALVGAFFAFWLIKSNQGVTEQVKVPATSFH
- a CDS encoding RNA polymerase sigma factor, whose translation is MNLQSYNDQDLVKVYITGNENGLQELLRRHKSKIYTSIYLLVKDQYLAEDIFQDAFIKVINTLRSGRYNEEGKFLPWVMRIAHNLVIDYFRKEKRTPIITSADGMDVFNMLHFYDESAEDKMLRDQTHKDLKAMIHLLPDEQKEVLLMRHYADLSFKEIADLTDVSINTALGRMRYALSNLRKMLKTKEMTYKG